The Leptospira bouyouniensis genome contains the following window.
CAGGATACAAAATAATAGATTCTCCTTCATTCAATCCATCTTTGATGAGACTCATCCCTTCACTTTGATGTTCTACGTTGACAAATCGTAATTTTGCTTTTTTCTTCTCAACCGTATAAACAGCCCATTTCTCATCTTGCCTGAAGAGTGCGGAACTTGGAATGAGAATCGAGTTTGGTTTTTCGAAGAGAATGATTTTGCATTCTAACTCATATCCATCGCCCATTCCTGTTGGGGGATCAAATGCGATCGAAATTGGAACTCTTTGTTCTTCCACTCCAAGCGAAGATATCTTGGTGATGGCTGCAGGTTCTATGATGGCGATTTTCCCTTTAAGAATTTGTTCTCCAAATCCAGAAATATTGACAAGGTCTCCAAGTGTAAGGTCTGGCATGTCTTCTGTTAAGATATATGCAACGATTTCCAGTTTGGAAAGATCACCGTAATCTAAGATTCGTTCTCCCATGGCAACGGGGCCTGCACTTTCTCGGTATACTTTTAAGATTTGGCCATTGGTAGAAGCTTTCACTGTTTTGACAATGTCCCAATCCACTGTGAGAAGGGTCATGCCCTTCTTCACTTGGTCACCTGCATGGAGCTCGACTCTACGCATGACTCCATTCACTGGCGAATAGGCAGTATATAATTCTTGGATCTTGGATTTCCCTTGGACGGAGAGGATTTGTTGGTACGTTCCTTTTGTTACTAAAGAAATTTCAACTGGTTTGGGGCTTTTTCGTAAGATCAGGAAAGAGAAACCAATCAGCAAAAAAACTCCAATTCCGATTTTGGCATTTTTTGATTTTAATAGTTCTACGAAATCCATTTTAAACATATTATTCCCTAACCTTTAAAACACTTAATAAATCCATGGTTTTCAATTTCCTAAATACAATCAAATAGCTAATGCCCGCAGTGATTAACGCAAGTAGGATTGAATAATAATATGTGGAAGGGTAAATGGTTGCGGGAATTTTGAATCCTTCTGTTTCATTACTATTTAATATTAAATTTGCTACTTGGTATCCGAAAATACATCCAATGGGAATGGCACATAAAATTTGCCATGATAATTCCCAAGCAATGATGGCAAAAACTTCTTTTAAGGAGAATCCTAAAATTCGCAGACTCCCTAATTCGTATATCCTTTCAGAAAGAGTTATCATCGCTGTATTGTAAATCAC
Protein-coding sequences here:
- a CDS encoding efflux RND transporter periplasmic adaptor subunit, which encodes MDFVELLKSKNAKIGIGVFLLIGFSFLILRKSPKPVEISLVTKGTYQQILSVQGKSKIQELYTAYSPVNGVMRRVELHAGDQVKKGMTLLTVDWDIVKTVKASTNGQILKVYRESAGPVAMGERILDYGDLSKLEIVAYILTEDMPDLTLGDLVNISGFGEQILKGKIAIIEPAAITKISSLGVEEQRVPISIAFDPPTGMGDGYELECKIILFEKPNSILIPSSALFRQDEKWAVYTVEKKKAKLRFVNVEHQSEGMSLIKDGLNEGESIILYPGDGITNGTKVIAE